Proteins found in one Litoribrevibacter albus genomic segment:
- a CDS encoding substrate-binding periplasmic protein, with product MKAGIRKLLTLLCLLGMSTFSFAETLKVVLYDGGSPPLFFEKGDSNTGIYVDLLNAIGKQSGIQFQFDYLPTKRAMALFEQGQVHVEPGINPVWRSGSAVPGEFTIAFAKAEDVVIFNEGKLKSVSGPQDLSGMKVGTIKGFFYPGYMDAFGSGSIHRQDSLNEDKLMLKLVNNRIDTAFIRKEAAQYRIKTDASLKSIQIGSVIGSADIMFRVHPSKAAVIPAINEAITELKANGTVETIYAQYR from the coding sequence ATGAAGGCAGGCATAAGAAAACTGTTAACTCTTTTGTGTTTATTGGGGATGTCTACGTTTAGCTTCGCTGAAACGCTAAAAGTGGTTTTATACGATGGTGGTTCGCCACCGCTGTTTTTTGAGAAAGGCGACAGTAATACCGGTATTTATGTGGATCTCTTGAATGCCATCGGTAAGCAATCCGGTATTCAGTTTCAGTTTGATTACTTGCCAACAAAACGGGCTATGGCGTTGTTTGAGCAAGGGCAAGTGCACGTTGAGCCGGGTATCAATCCGGTTTGGCGTTCAGGTTCTGCTGTACCTGGTGAGTTCACCATCGCCTTTGCCAAAGCCGAAGATGTGGTGATTTTCAATGAAGGTAAGCTTAAATCGGTGTCTGGCCCACAAGACCTTAGTGGCATGAAAGTCGGGACTATCAAAGGCTTCTTTTATCCCGGTTACATGGATGCCTTTGGATCTGGCAGTATTCATCGGCAGGACAGTTTGAACGAAGATAAGCTCATGTTGAAACTGGTCAATAATCGAATTGATACCGCCTTTATTCGTAAGGAAGCCGCTCAGTATCGAATCAAAACCGATGCAAGTTTGAAATCAATTCAGATTGGCAGTGTGATTGGTTCGGCCGATATTATGTTTCGGGTGCATCCTTCTAAAGCCGCTGTGATTCCAGCGATAAATGAAGCGATTACCGAGCTGAAAGCCAATGGCACGGTTGAGACCATCTATGCTCAATATCGTTGA
- a CDS encoding MAPEG family protein: MILTTSTSIFYPAFAMFLLTMLCLLSLGMSRLGAIKLGKVKISFYRTYNQGTEPERLHLLSRHVHNHFEVPPLFYAGVLIAYVTNSATDTAVAFAWAFVITRLIHSAIHLTINNVTYRFLAFGAGLISVTGLWVTVFLNVI, translated from the coding sequence ATGATACTTACGACATCCACCAGCATTTTCTATCCCGCTTTCGCGATGTTTTTACTGACCATGCTGTGTTTGCTTTCATTGGGCATGAGTCGTTTAGGTGCAATCAAACTGGGCAAGGTGAAAATCAGTTTCTACCGAACCTACAACCAAGGGACAGAACCTGAACGTTTGCACTTGCTTTCACGTCATGTGCACAATCATTTCGAAGTACCACCTTTGTTCTACGCGGGTGTCTTAATCGCCTACGTTACCAATTCTGCAACTGACACCGCTGTGGCCTTTGCCTGGGCGTTTGTGATTACGCGATTAATTCATTCGGCGATTCATTTGACGATCAACAATGTGACCTATCGTTTCTTAGCCTTTGGCGCGGGTTTGATTAGCGTGACCGGGTTGTGGGTAACGGTTTTTCTAAATGTGATTTGA
- a CDS encoding DUF2938 domain-containing protein: protein MPELSEPSTTLYQILAIGIGATLVMDVWAILLKQLLNIPSLDYALVGRWLGHMTKGTFVHQSIFNASATRFEKAIGWFSHYLIGVLFAGGLVAIVGEDWLAAPTLLPALLFGVATVIFPFFVMQPCFGFGVAASKTPKPMNARSKSLLTHAVFGLGLYLTALVIL from the coding sequence ATGCCAGAGCTTTCTGAACCCTCAACCACTCTTTACCAGATTCTAGCCATAGGTATCGGTGCAACATTGGTGATGGATGTTTGGGCGATATTGCTCAAGCAACTACTCAATATCCCTTCGCTGGATTATGCCTTGGTTGGCCGTTGGCTTGGGCACATGACCAAAGGCACCTTTGTCCATCAAAGCATTTTTAATGCATCAGCCACTCGTTTTGAAAAGGCCATCGGTTGGTTTAGCCATTACCTGATCGGAGTTCTCTTTGCTGGTGGTTTAGTCGCAATCGTCGGTGAAGATTGGTTAGCAGCCCCTACACTCTTACCCGCACTGCTGTTTGGTGTAGCGACCGTTATCTTTCCGTTTTTTGTAATGCAACCGTGTTTTGGCTTTGGCGTCGCTGCATCCAAAACACCCAAACCAATGAACGCTCGCAGTAAAAGTTTACTGACTCATGCCGTGTTTGGCTTGGGGCTGTATCTGACGGCTCTCGTTATCCTATAG
- a CDS encoding WapI family immunity protein has product MINLTNIEEKINLYIEVAGYEFPEIEDDDWCLLRLRIQQESDSIELVDPAIETTELAQLLHWFSSLVEGRLPEYAHLDFVEPCISFEFLAFKEDVVRISINLSHELSPSFPMRQFGSEANEWSIVFDLGEEQLKSICSGIKKTLDQYPIRGC; this is encoded by the coding sequence GTGATTAATCTTACGAATATTGAAGAAAAAATTAACTTATATATCGAGGTTGCCGGCTATGAATTTCCGGAAATTGAAGATGACGATTGGTGTTTGCTAAGACTTCGGATTCAACAAGAGAGTGACAGTATAGAGTTGGTTGACCCAGCCATTGAAACGACTGAACTTGCTCAGCTTTTACATTGGTTTTCATCTTTGGTTGAAGGGCGCTTACCTGAGTATGCTCATCTTGATTTTGTGGAGCCATGCATTAGTTTCGAATTTTTAGCATTCAAAGAGGACGTTGTTAGAATCTCTATAAATCTTAGCCATGAGTTATCGCCTAGCTTTCCAATGAGACAATTTGGATCTGAGGCAAATGAATGGTCTATCGTATTCGATCTTGGAGAAGAGCAACTCAAAAGTATCTGTAGTGGTATTAAAAAGACATTGGATCAGTATCCAATCCGTGGATGCTAG
- the acs gene encoding acetate--CoA ligase, translating into MSGVSSEQAFKSEEQVVPVKPEFAKSAWIDEAKYKEMYQQSIINPDGFWREHGQRIDWMTPYSKVKNTSFDDHNVDIRWFEDGTLNASSNCLDRHLETRGDQTAIIWEGDEPDQDRTVTYKELHREVCKFANALKSQGVRKGDVVTIYMPMVVESVVAMLACARIGAIHAVVFGGFSPEALAGRIIDCDSKIIITADEGVRGGKTVPLKANVDEALTHPDIRSVERVIVYERTGNTAVAWHTHRDVRWDDLMKTASEHCPAEEMNAEDPLFILYTSGSTGKPKGVVHSTGGYMVYASMTHEYVFDYKDNEVYWCTADIGWITGHSYLVYGPLANGAVSLMCEGVPNYPDSTRVSQIVDKHHVNILYTAPTAIRALMAEGDAPVAGTNRSSLRLLGTVGEPINPEAWNWYYQTIGEERCPIVDTWWQTETGGIMITPLPGATDLKPGSATRPFFGVNTALVDNSGNLIEGAADGNLVIIDSWPAQSRTVYGDHHRFIQTYFKTFKGMYCTGDGARRDEDGYYWITGRVDDVLNVSGHRMGTAEIESAMVAHKDVAEAAVVGFPHDVKGQGIYVYVTLNQGAEASEELRMELKKWVRKTIGPIASPDVIQWAPGLPKTRSGKIMRRILRKIAAAEYDGLGDTSTLADPSVVDDLIEEHKGISAA; encoded by the coding sequence ATGAGTGGTGTAAGTTCAGAACAAGCCTTTAAATCTGAAGAGCAAGTGGTCCCGGTTAAGCCCGAGTTTGCGAAAAGTGCCTGGATTGATGAGGCCAAATACAAGGAAATGTATCAGCAGTCGATCATTAATCCGGATGGTTTTTGGCGCGAGCACGGTCAGCGCATTGATTGGATGACGCCTTATTCGAAGGTGAAGAACACTTCCTTCGATGACCATAATGTGGACATTCGTTGGTTCGAAGATGGCACCTTGAATGCGTCGTCGAACTGTCTGGATCGTCACTTGGAAACCCGAGGGGATCAAACGGCGATTATCTGGGAAGGCGATGAGCCGGATCAGGATCGCACCGTCACTTATAAAGAACTGCATCGCGAAGTCTGTAAGTTTGCCAATGCCTTGAAGAGCCAGGGCGTTCGCAAAGGCGATGTGGTGACCATTTACATGCCGATGGTGGTTGAGTCTGTCGTCGCTATGTTGGCCTGTGCCCGTATCGGTGCAATTCACGCAGTGGTATTTGGTGGTTTCTCACCGGAAGCCTTGGCAGGCCGTATTATTGATTGTGACTCTAAGATCATTATTACAGCGGACGAAGGTGTTCGTGGTGGTAAAACCGTTCCATTAAAGGCGAATGTGGATGAGGCACTGACTCACCCGGACATTCGTTCAGTGGAGCGAGTGATTGTGTATGAACGCACGGGAAATACAGCGGTGGCGTGGCATACCCATCGTGACGTGCGTTGGGATGATCTGATGAAAACGGCGTCGGAGCATTGTCCGGCGGAAGAAATGAATGCGGAAGATCCTCTGTTCATTCTTTATACCTCGGGCTCGACGGGTAAACCGAAAGGCGTAGTGCACTCTACGGGGGGCTACATGGTGTATGCCTCGATGACGCATGAGTATGTGTTCGACTACAAAGATAATGAAGTCTATTGGTGTACGGCGGATATTGGTTGGATTACCGGCCACAGTTATTTGGTGTATGGCCCATTAGCCAACGGTGCGGTTTCTTTGATGTGTGAAGGGGTGCCAAATTACCCGGATTCCACTCGTGTTTCGCAGATTGTGGATAAACACCATGTGAATATTTTGTATACCGCACCGACCGCAATTCGCGCCTTGATGGCGGAAGGTGATGCGCCGGTGGCGGGTACGAATCGCAGTTCGCTGCGCCTTCTGGGAACTGTGGGTGAACCGATTAACCCGGAGGCCTGGAACTGGTATTACCAAACCATTGGGGAAGAACGCTGCCCGATTGTTGATACCTGGTGGCAGACGGAAACCGGCGGCATTATGATCACGCCGTTACCGGGGGCAACGGATTTAAAACCGGGCTCTGCGACCCGTCCGTTCTTTGGCGTGAACACGGCGCTGGTGGATAACTCGGGGAACCTGATCGAAGGTGCTGCCGATGGTAACTTGGTGATCATCGACAGTTGGCCGGCACAAAGCCGAACCGTGTACGGTGATCATCACAGATTCATTCAAACCTACTTCAAAACCTTCAAAGGCATGTATTGCACAGGCGACGGCGCACGACGCGATGAAGACGGTTATTACTGGATTACCGGCCGTGTGGACGATGTGCTGAATGTCTCCGGTCACCGCATGGGCACGGCTGAAATTGAGAGTGCGATGGTCGCGCATAAAGATGTGGCTGAAGCCGCTGTGGTTGGTTTCCCGCATGATGTCAAAGGTCAGGGTATCTATGTATATGTGACCTTGAATCAAGGCGCAGAAGCGTCAGAAGAGCTTCGCATGGAACTGAAAAAATGGGTGCGGAAAACCATTGGCCCGATTGCTTCACCGGATGTGATTCAGTGGGCGCCGGGCTTACCGAAAACTCGTTCTGGTAAAATCATGCGTCGGATTCTTCGCAAGATTGCTGCGGCTGAATACGATGGCTTGGGTGATACCTCCACTCTGGCTGACCCGTCGGTGGTGGATGATTTGATCGAAGAGCACAAGGGAATATCAGCGGCGTAA
- a CDS encoding putative bifunctional diguanylate cyclase/phosphodiesterase → MTLSKRALFVIFPVVFLSFYLAAVISYFSIAETTRKLEQNRLNLAVTELSSLYDQYTTYAESYLLALTESTIFRDYISGRSHNRYSHITLSSSIEKAIRSFEQHKTDELSFAIHTNDANLTREFFFELSDNPFAELDEQLINELKQLQQSSGYSYIHHIQSDSHEHLIAITKVLDRQTFLPPHPSQLANSVLVTFALEPSKFIELKRDIEESYGATVDVHSDLDSAPVETQKSSAQTPHSENQHAHNQITDISLDLFAEATLNNNDTLHIHVTHDYLENHLAPTRQGLTTLGILFFVVSSLILYFLLQRYITRPIIRLEHELSQVMANQKDNIDVTADASNEIGRLERTFNTLYGNLVQAYQKTKELSEQDSLTKLHNIAYITERTNQLLHHAQEHELQVTFIYIDLDNFKFVNDRFGHGTGDALLKSVAHKLTLICHQDDMPHHQSIEDCLIGRIAGDEFAIILEHPEMSPEDSPAEHIANQVLQLFKDGYHFERGHFPVSASIGISKYPQDGHTLSQLINNADNAMYHAKHGGKNQISLYSEEIANKTRRLKDIEQELKTLNPDDEFYLVYMPLVNTRSRQIDGFEVLIRWISPKLGFVGPDEFIPISESFGLFNKIDSWVAETAFKSYADLKARLGRDFKLSINLSSAQLNSNKLGVDLIVLANQYQVPPKQIQLEMTETLNVEYTQETDVLLKVLIAQGFNIAIDDFGTGYTALLQLIEYPAKMIKLDKTFIDKSMEEGKRSLLAPLINICHSQNLQVTAEGVENEEIAAYLTSIGCDYLQGYYFGKPERLEDLSFDHEWYNRPSLSKQSNS, encoded by the coding sequence ATGACTCTCAGTAAGCGCGCGTTATTTGTAATTTTTCCGGTCGTTTTTCTGAGTTTTTATCTGGCGGCTGTGATTTCCTATTTTTCCATTGCCGAAACCACCCGCAAGCTGGAACAAAACCGCTTGAATCTGGCGGTTACCGAGCTGTCATCCCTTTACGACCAATACACAACCTATGCCGAGAGCTATTTACTGGCCTTGACAGAAAGCACCATTTTTCGGGATTACATCAGCGGCAGAAGTCACAATCGCTACTCACACATCACATTAAGCAGTTCCATAGAAAAGGCCATTCGCAGTTTTGAACAACACAAAACGGATGAGCTGAGCTTTGCAATTCATACAAACGATGCCAATCTCACCCGGGAATTCTTTTTTGAATTAAGTGACAATCCATTTGCAGAGCTGGACGAACAACTAATCAACGAGCTTAAACAACTTCAACAAAGCTCAGGCTATAGCTATATTCACCACATACAATCTGACAGTCACGAACACCTGATTGCCATTACAAAAGTACTCGACAGACAGACCTTCTTACCGCCTCATCCTTCACAGCTTGCCAACAGTGTATTGGTCACATTTGCTTTAGAACCCTCCAAGTTCATCGAGCTAAAACGCGACATTGAAGAAAGCTATGGTGCCACGGTAGATGTACACTCAGACCTCGATTCAGCTCCTGTAGAAACGCAAAAATCTTCAGCGCAAACACCTCATTCAGAGAATCAACACGCCCATAATCAGATTACTGATATCAGTCTTGATTTATTTGCTGAAGCCACTCTAAACAATAATGACACGCTCCATATTCACGTCACACACGACTACCTTGAGAACCACCTGGCCCCCACTCGTCAGGGTCTCACAACATTAGGCATTCTCTTTTTTGTGGTGTCATCATTGATCTTGTATTTCTTGTTACAACGATACATTACTCGTCCCATCATCCGGTTAGAACATGAACTAAGCCAGGTAATGGCAAATCAAAAAGACAACATCGACGTGACCGCTGATGCCAGTAATGAAATTGGTCGACTGGAACGTACCTTTAATACGCTGTATGGCAACCTGGTTCAGGCATATCAAAAAACCAAAGAACTGTCAGAGCAAGACTCTCTGACCAAGCTGCACAACATTGCCTACATCACAGAACGAACCAACCAATTACTTCATCATGCCCAAGAACATGAGCTACAAGTGACCTTTATTTATATCGACCTCGATAACTTCAAATTCGTCAACGATCGGTTTGGTCACGGCACCGGAGACGCATTACTTAAATCGGTGGCTCATAAGTTGACGCTAATTTGTCATCAAGACGATATGCCACACCACCAATCGATTGAGGATTGCCTGATCGGCCGAATCGCCGGAGACGAATTTGCCATCATTCTGGAACACCCTGAAATGTCTCCGGAAGACTCCCCCGCAGAGCACATTGCGAATCAGGTATTACAGCTCTTTAAGGATGGTTACCATTTTGAACGAGGCCACTTTCCTGTCAGCGCCAGTATCGGCATATCCAAATACCCTCAGGATGGTCATACCTTATCTCAGTTAATCAATAACGCTGACAACGCCATGTACCATGCTAAACACGGTGGTAAGAATCAAATTTCCCTGTATTCAGAAGAGATCGCAAACAAAACCCGACGCTTGAAAGACATCGAGCAGGAATTAAAAACCCTCAACCCGGATGACGAGTTTTATTTAGTCTACATGCCGTTGGTGAATACCCGTTCTCGTCAAATTGACGGCTTTGAAGTTCTTATCCGGTGGATCTCGCCGAAGCTTGGCTTTGTTGGCCCGGATGAATTTATTCCAATTTCCGAAAGCTTCGGTCTGTTCAACAAGATTGATTCTTGGGTGGCGGAAACCGCATTTAAATCCTATGCCGACTTAAAAGCCCGCTTAGGACGGGACTTTAAACTCTCCATTAACTTATCTTCCGCACAACTCAACTCCAACAAACTGGGTGTGGATCTGATTGTCTTGGCTAACCAATATCAGGTACCGCCAAAACAAATTCAGCTTGAAATGACGGAAACACTCAATGTGGAGTACACACAAGAAACCGATGTGCTGCTTAAGGTATTAATTGCTCAAGGCTTCAATATTGCCATTGATGATTTCGGAACCGGCTACACCGCACTCCTTCAGTTGATTGAGTACCCAGCGAAGATGATCAAACTGGATAAAACCTTTATTGATAAGTCGATGGAAGAAGGTAAACGAAGCCTGCTAGCTCCCCTCATCAATATTTGCCACTCTCAAAACCTTCAGGTCACTGCCGAAGGCGTTGAGAACGAAGAAATTGCAGCCTATCTCACCAGCATTGGTTGTGACTACTTGCAAGGCTATTACTTTGGAAAGCCGGAAAGACTCGAAGACTTATCTTTTGATCATGAGTGGTACAACAGACCCAGCCTATCAAAACAGTCCAACTCCTAA
- a CDS encoding polyamine ABC transporter substrate-binding protein, translating into MKRLLLLFVFLIMGRISSAETLTLYTWEEYISDDIVNAWEKSSGHTLKQIYFDNEEDRDALVASNTAQNIDLTIIDHIAGLQLGSEGMLQRVPTPEELPGLSHLDEQWRSGCGEHAIPYFWGTLGVVYRTDKIPTPPTSWKQLLMPDKTLSGHVGLFEDYTDLLAPALLLKGQSINTEDTTQLKEAFELIKQNLPKVLTFEYPVTFVDRNPKSDELYMALAYSGDQFTLNDRAGSEIWNYTTLQEGTITWLDCLAIVSSSKKRALAIDFLKHLYTLENTAKNSEDIYVATPSSQAKALQSQEFQDDLTVYPPQALLKKSQQYSTLSASNLYLRNRITSSLVKLHDSQ; encoded by the coding sequence ATGAAACGCCTGTTACTGCTTTTTGTGTTTCTAATAATGGGACGAATTAGCTCTGCTGAAACACTGACCCTATATACTTGGGAAGAATACATTTCCGATGACATAGTCAACGCTTGGGAAAAGAGCTCCGGGCATACCCTTAAACAAATCTACTTTGATAACGAAGAAGATCGCGATGCTCTCGTGGCCAGCAATACCGCCCAAAACATCGATCTCACGATCATCGACCATATTGCCGGACTGCAACTGGGCTCCGAAGGCATGCTCCAGCGCGTCCCTACTCCAGAAGAGCTTCCAGGGCTGAGCCACCTGGATGAACAATGGCGTTCCGGTTGCGGTGAACACGCCATTCCTTATTTCTGGGGGACTCTCGGTGTTGTTTACCGGACAGATAAAATACCAACCCCTCCGACCTCCTGGAAACAACTCCTGATGCCTGACAAAACGCTGTCCGGGCACGTTGGGTTATTTGAGGACTACACCGATTTACTGGCACCTGCCTTGCTGCTCAAGGGACAATCAATCAATACCGAAGACACCACACAATTAAAGGAAGCCTTCGAGCTCATCAAACAGAACCTTCCTAAGGTGCTTACCTTCGAGTATCCGGTTACGTTTGTTGATCGAAACCCTAAATCAGACGAGCTCTATATGGCACTGGCCTATAGCGGTGATCAATTTACCCTGAATGATCGAGCTGGCTCGGAAATATGGAACTACACAACATTACAAGAAGGCACTATTACTTGGCTGGATTGCCTTGCTATTGTATCCAGCAGTAAGAAGAGAGCCCTGGCTATCGATTTCCTGAAGCATCTATATACGCTGGAAAATACGGCAAAAAACTCTGAGGACATTTATGTAGCAACGCCAAGCTCACAAGCAAAAGCATTACAGTCCCAAGAGTTCCAAGATGATTTAACCGTCTACCCACCCCAGGCTCTACTCAAGAAAAGTCAACAATATTCAACTCTGAGCGCCAGTAATTTGTACTTAAGAAACAGAATCACCAGCTCCTTGGTAAAGCTACATGACTCTCAGTAA
- a CDS encoding dehydrogenase codes for MKTVVSISLGSDALDYDFTTDFLGQKFRVVRIGTNKDLKKAESLIKEWQTKADVLGLGRVREHYNVGTKRFVQKNTKHLEDLVKKIPVTTGSQLRNILHEWAIRHTQISQGNFFNNSRVMFFNGVSNYRAASVMSEFTDNLFFADPVMQLGVPKLLTSLSALELYATGTHPLNKWTPPHVLTPSVAPIKEWNKYILRKAAQKADVIAAGYEEVEHFTLEEMGGKTLLSSTITDERLEKLREKGVNMVVDICPKIFDITVGINVIEAMILAALDKKQGELNQDDFLEIMETLQVEPQILFPSGFKRINRFAFVIHPLSQQYFKNAKPLDVIAKYSPPVVMDTVEKVMAYAPPFVYSHVKGIKSPTGVEAEGWLITVGGTPKEIMAHSPEFTYRRLLAAAKLAKRMGAQIMGLGAFTKVVGDAGITVAKRAPLPITTGNSYSASGALWAAADATRRLGLVEINKTGKVHGKAMVVGATGAIGSVCARLLAKAVDEIYMVAPETAKLLAMKETILQETPEAKVHLSTHADKDLGEMDMIVTATSGAGKKILDFMKVKPGCVITDVARPLDIPASDVAKRPDVLVIESGEIELPGDVQMKNISLPNNVAYACLAETIVLALEGRFENFTLGRNIEWEKVKEIYQMGLKHGMKLAAISGVSGVYTDDDIKRIREFALKKRAEMKIDKPKVIPLKKKKASDTTKKTATK; via the coding sequence ATGAAAACGGTAGTAAGCATCAGTTTAGGAAGTGATGCACTTGACTACGACTTCACCACAGATTTTCTTGGACAGAAGTTCCGCGTCGTACGCATCGGTACAAATAAAGATCTTAAGAAAGCAGAATCACTGATCAAAGAATGGCAAACCAAGGCCGATGTTCTTGGCTTAGGACGTGTTAGAGAACATTACAACGTCGGCACCAAGCGCTTTGTTCAGAAAAATACCAAGCACCTGGAAGACCTGGTTAAGAAGATTCCGGTCACCACCGGTTCGCAACTGCGTAATATCCTGCACGAATGGGCCATTCGCCATACCCAGATATCCCAAGGCAATTTCTTCAATAATTCGCGCGTGATGTTTTTCAATGGAGTCTCCAACTACCGTGCGGCGTCGGTAATGAGCGAGTTCACAGACAACCTGTTCTTTGCAGACCCGGTCATGCAATTGGGCGTACCTAAGTTGTTAACCTCCTTAAGTGCTCTAGAGCTTTATGCCACAGGCACTCACCCGTTAAATAAATGGACTCCGCCGCATGTACTGACCCCAAGTGTTGCGCCAATTAAAGAGTGGAATAAGTACATCCTCCGCAAAGCGGCTCAAAAAGCCGATGTGATTGCTGCGGGTTATGAAGAAGTCGAGCATTTTACTCTGGAAGAAATGGGCGGGAAAACCTTACTCTCCTCCACCATCACTGATGAGCGCTTAGAAAAGCTGCGCGAAAAAGGCGTGAACATGGTGGTCGATATTTGTCCTAAAATTTTCGACATTACCGTCGGAATCAACGTCATTGAAGCGATGATTCTTGCGGCGTTGGATAAGAAGCAAGGCGAGCTGAACCAGGACGACTTCCTTGAGATTATGGAAACGCTGCAAGTAGAGCCTCAGATTCTGTTCCCATCCGGTTTCAAGCGTATCAATCGCTTTGCTTTTGTTATTCATCCGCTGTCTCAACAGTATTTTAAAAACGCCAAGCCGTTGGATGTCATCGCCAAATACTCTCCACCAGTGGTCATGGATACGGTGGAAAAAGTCATGGCTTATGCGCCACCGTTTGTCTATTCCCATGTGAAAGGGATTAAATCCCCAACGGGTGTAGAAGCCGAAGGTTGGTTGATTACCGTCGGCGGAACACCCAAAGAGATCATGGCTCACAGCCCGGAATTTACCTATCGTCGCTTGCTGGCCGCTGCCAAGTTAGCCAAGCGCATGGGCGCTCAGATCATGGGCTTGGGTGCCTTCACCAAAGTAGTGGGCGATGCTGGTATCACTGTGGCTAAACGCGCGCCACTGCCGATTACTACGGGCAACAGTTACAGCGCATCCGGAGCGCTTTGGGCCGCTGCCGATGCCACTCGCAGACTCGGACTGGTAGAGATAAATAAAACCGGTAAGGTCCACGGCAAAGCCATGGTGGTGGGTGCCACCGGCGCCATCGGTTCCGTGTGTGCTCGCTTGTTGGCCAAAGCTGTGGATGAAATCTATATGGTGGCCCCAGAGACGGCAAAACTATTGGCGATGAAGGAAACCATTCTCCAGGAAACCCCCGAGGCCAAGGTGCATTTATCCACCCACGCTGACAAAGATCTCGGCGAGATGGACATGATTGTTACCGCTACCTCAGGAGCAGGTAAGAAAATTCTCGACTTCATGAAGGTCAAACCCGGTTGTGTGATTACCGACGTGGCACGCCCATTGGATATTCCGGCCAGCGACGTCGCCAAACGACCGGATGTACTGGTGATTGAATCCGGGGAAATTGAATTACCAGGCGATGTTCAGATGAAAAACATCAGTCTGCCTAATAACGTTGCCTATGCCTGTCTGGCAGAAACCATTGTATTGGCTTTGGAAGGACGCTTTGAGAACTTCACACTCGGTCGAAACATTGAGTGGGAAAAGGTCAAAGAGATTTACCAAATGGGTCTCAAGCACGGTATGAAACTCGCGGCTATCTCTGGTGTTAGTGGGGTGTATACGGACGATGACATCAAACGTATTCGTGAGTTTGCATTGAAAAAACGAGCAGAGATGAAAATAGATAAACCTAAGGTCATCCCTCTCAAGAAAAAGAAAGCGTCCGATACGACCAAAAAAACGGCGACAAAATAA
- a CDS encoding haloalkane dehalogenase — MEFLRTPEERFERLIGYPFSEHYVDVAEGINQTTKESESLRMHYVDEGPGDADPILMLHGEPSWSYLYRHMIPICAAAGHRVIAPDLIGFGKSDKPVGIGSYSYQSHMDWMQTFIDALELTNITLVCQDWGSLIGLRLAAENADRFKAIIVGNGMLPTGDQKVPMAFHLWKTFASYSPWFPISKIVASGTFKKLSKAEADAYDAPFPSEDYKAGTRAFPTLVPVTPDNPATEANRAAWKVLDAWEKPFLTTFSNGDPITRGGDKYMQERIPGSKGMKHQTLVGGHFLQEDSPQEFAIAINDLLSSMAETD, encoded by the coding sequence ATGGAATTTTTACGAACCCCGGAAGAGCGCTTCGAACGTTTGATTGGTTACCCTTTTTCCGAGCACTATGTGGACGTTGCCGAAGGTATCAATCAAACCACCAAAGAGTCGGAATCGCTTCGAATGCATTATGTGGATGAAGGTCCTGGGGATGCTGACCCGATTCTTATGTTGCACGGGGAACCGAGCTGGTCGTATCTCTATCGACATATGATTCCCATTTGTGCAGCGGCAGGTCATCGAGTGATTGCCCCGGATCTCATTGGCTTTGGCAAATCGGATAAACCCGTCGGTATCGGCAGCTATTCCTACCAAAGTCACATGGATTGGATGCAGACCTTTATTGATGCTCTGGAACTGACCAACATCACGCTGGTCTGTCAGGACTGGGGATCATTGATTGGCTTACGTCTTGCGGCCGAAAACGCAGATCGCTTCAAAGCCATTATCGTTGGCAATGGCATGTTGCCCACGGGGGATCAGAAGGTCCCAATGGCCTTCCATCTATGGAAAACCTTTGCCTCCTATAGCCCTTGGTTTCCTATCAGCAAAATTGTCGCGTCAGGTACCTTTAAGAAGTTATCCAAGGCGGAAGCCGACGCCTACGATGCACCGTTTCCTTCCGAAGACTACAAAGCTGGCACACGGGCTTTTCCAACGTTAGTGCCTGTGACACCGGATAATCCGGCAACAGAGGCTAATCGTGCCGCCTGGAAAGTGCTGGATGCCTGGGAGAAACCCTTCTTAACCACCTTCAGTAATGGCGATCCAATCACGCGGGGTGGCGATAAATACATGCAGGAACGCATTCCCGGCAGTAAAGGCATGAAGCATCAAACTCTGGTGGGTGGGCATTTTTTACAGGAAGACTCCCCTCAGGAATTTGCCATCGCCATTAACGACTTGCTGTCATCAATGGCGGAAACAGATTGA